Part of the Bacillus thermozeamaize genome is shown below.
CTCGTTTGACCATGTTCCCAGCATCCCGGGTGGTAATCCCACCCCAACCTTCTTTCTGCAAGGTGTCGTAAAAGCCCAATTCCTTGGCCAATTCCAGCTTGAATTCTTCAGACATCACGCCGCGGTTGCGCCGGGACATCCGAAACCTCCTTCCTGTTGCGCGCCCCGTTGCAGGGGCAAGGATAGTTTGCCCCGTTCCCGCCAAAAAAAGCAGCAGCAGTAGAACCAAGTTCTACTGCTGCTGGTTATTGTTTCACCTGTTTATATTGAATCCGCACGTATTCGTCGTTGTCTCTGCAGATCGTAAGCTCCACCGTTTCCGTCAATACATCCGCATAACTGTAAGAGACGCGCTTCGGTGAGTTGCTTTCCTGATCCAGCCGGATGGTGAACACGGAAGGATAGGTTTCTTCCAGCACGCCGCTCCGTTCAATCGTCCGCTTCCGGCCGCCATTGGCACGGATCATCACTTTTTCGCCAAGATGAGCATCCAATACCCGTTTAATCTCCATCAAGGCAGGATTGGCCACGAATTACCCACTCCCTTGGAACCCAGAAATTTAGAATTCCCGCACGAATTCCTAAAACAGTATAACATAAATTGATTCAGATGTCAAAAATGATGAATTATAACAAAACCCGTTTTCTCTTGTCAATCACTTTTTTCCATTATCTGAGGTGATTCGTTCTCCAAGGAATGGGGCATCCCCCGCCGATAGCCTCCCCGCGTCTCCAGCCCGCCTATCCCTTCAATGCCGGTGATGGTTCGTTTCGCCACCTCCATCACATCCACTGTTTCTCCGATGGGGGTATAGGCGATCATCTGGGCGACAAAAACGGGGTCATAAGTGTGAATCATGATGCGGCCTGGCGAACTGGCAAAATTGGCTCCCGCCTCGAGGAGCGCCTCAAAATGGGATTGGCAGCCACCGGCGAAAATCACCAGCCCGTCCAGGTGTTTTTCGTACCGGCGCGCCGCTTTGACAGCCTCGGCATAATGGGCTGAATGGCGGTAGTTTGCCAGCGAGTGAACGCTTCCCTGCCGCTTAATCAGCCCGTCGTGACCCGTGAGGATGAGAATGTCAGGGGTCACTTTGGCCAGGAGCGAACCGACCGAGGCCGCCATCTCCGCTTCCCGGAGGTGCACCCCTACGACGGGGACAGACAATCGTTTATACAAGTTGAGGCATTTCTTCAAATAATCGGAATCCCCATCCAGATGCAACACCTTGGCCGGGTGCTCAAAGTAATTTTTTTTTTACCTCTTCCGGCAATACTCCTTCACGCTCATACCAGTCACTTTTTTCCGCAAGCCAATGGCGATCCTGATGAATCAGCCGGAGCGATTCCTCCTCCAGGATCTTCAGCTGCTGATGGCGTTCGGCAAGCGCTTCTTCACTGATGTGCTGCAAATCATCCAGCGGGGCATCTGCAATCAGGCGCACATCAAACCCTTTCAGCACCGCTTCGCGCCGTCCCGGGTGAACCTCCTTAATCACAAACACGACGTCATGCTGGTATGACTTGCGCGTCACCTTGTCTCCAGG
Proteins encoded:
- a CDS encoding protein sspF codes for the protein MSRRNRGVMSEEFKLELAKELGFYDTLQKEGWGGITTRDAGNMVKRAIQIAEESLRKGQSK
- a CDS encoding Veg protein gives rise to the protein MANPALMEIKRVLDAHLGEKVMIRANGGRKRTIERSGVLEETYPSVFTIRLDQESNSPKRVSYSYADVLTETVELTICRDNDEYVRIQYKQVKQ